A part of Legionella sainthelensi genomic DNA contains:
- a CDS encoding decaprenyl-phosphate phosphoribosyltransferase, translating to MINNTQKVNLKESLKHLFKLLRISHWTKGAFVMLGFCYTPISGYFIPALLATLAFCLISSAVYIYNDIEDRTEDSLHPHKRHRPLASEKITVSEAIFMLFLLLLVGLTLGWLISKKLAIILCVYLVINIAYNHLFKLIPVIDVLCIAAGFMLRVLAGTAGIGLTISVWLTVAATLVSLFIALNKRRMEMQLGLKHTTRQVLKKYNPLMLHWLIVTIGVASFLTYVFYIIYARDQSFYFMLTVPFAAIALWRFAWLAMQDIENDDPVIVFLHDRLSRINLWCFVILTFMALAQ from the coding sequence TTGATAAACAACACGCAAAAGGTAAACCTCAAAGAAAGTCTTAAACATTTGTTTAAGCTGCTTCGCATCTCACATTGGACTAAAGGTGCGTTTGTGATGCTGGGATTTTGTTATACTCCTATCTCAGGATATTTTATTCCCGCACTGTTAGCTACTTTAGCATTTTGCCTTATTTCCAGTGCTGTATATATTTATAATGATATTGAAGATAGAACCGAAGACAGCTTGCACCCTCATAAACGACATAGGCCATTAGCAAGTGAGAAAATTACAGTTTCTGAGGCAATTTTTATGCTGTTTTTGCTGTTACTGGTCGGGCTTACTTTAGGTTGGTTAATTTCTAAGAAACTAGCAATTATTCTTTGCGTTTATTTAGTAATAAATATTGCGTACAACCATCTTTTTAAGTTGATTCCTGTTATTGATGTACTTTGTATCGCTGCAGGATTCATGTTGCGGGTTTTAGCTGGTACGGCAGGTATTGGTTTAACCATCTCTGTTTGGCTTACAGTTGCTGCAACGCTAGTGAGTCTTTTTATTGCTTTAAATAAACGCAGAATGGAAATGCAGTTAGGTCTAAAACATACAACACGTCAGGTATTAAAGAAATATAATCCTCTAATGCTTCATTGGCTAATAGTCACTATCGGCGTTGCTAGTTTTCTCACTTATGTTTTTTATATTATTTATGCAAGAGATCAATCATTTTATTTCATGTTGACTGTGCCTTTTGCTGCAATCGCGTTATGGCGCTTTGCTTGGCTGGCAATGCAAGACATTGAAAATGACGATCCTGTAATTGTTTTTTTACATGATCGATTATCACGAATCAATCTTTGGTGTTTTGTTATTTTAACTTTTATGGCACTAGCTCAATGA
- a CDS encoding ArnT family glycosyltransferase — protein sequence MKSKLRWCDFIFILLFFYLLILQIQAIWPFTIDDMYISLRYARHWADGTGLLWNMNAPPVEGYSNFLFVALGALILLLKGDPIIALKIAGLIGLCFTCYFIYLIARFWFSRRKSLLPGLALLFYKGQIIWAISGLETAVYQALICGAIYFCFRGMGYQLFPDFRGKSEKKYFIFAGLFLALAGMTRPEAPALMVLFFILLCWDRPQKEVNYYWQGVFLFCCTLVLFYGPYFLWRLTYFGFLFPNSVYCKGLSNIFTVTLDRNYIKLIWPFALLALPACIKSEGKRHYFLWLPSIFYLIVLVNSDPVVAFDNRLFLPAFVLLLPLALQGISILINSFWQQRDFVFNTFFYLVYFSIVLFFIPKMSLADYRYFSQNPIRGEQLRIQVVDWLNNHTPMGASVVLADCGLIPYLSHLNFIDSYCLNNLSMAHYPEKLRHELFCNNILHKKPAVIILTSLIEQGKVIYTPSDVCLKKLLNEQNNYTLSKVYMANNPDSIYRYEIYTNSSDILPIRK from the coding sequence ATGAAATCGAAATTGCGTTGGTGTGATTTTATTTTCATTTTATTATTTTTTTATTTATTGATTTTACAAATCCAAGCGATTTGGCCCTTCACTATTGATGATATGTATATCTCGTTGCGTTATGCGAGGCATTGGGCTGATGGCACAGGCTTATTGTGGAACATGAATGCCCCTCCAGTAGAGGGTTATTCAAATTTTCTTTTTGTTGCTCTTGGGGCTTTAATACTCCTTTTAAAAGGGGATCCAATTATTGCTTTAAAAATAGCAGGATTAATAGGACTTTGTTTTACCTGCTATTTTATCTACTTAATCGCTCGATTTTGGTTTTCTAGACGAAAATCACTCTTACCTGGCTTGGCTTTATTGTTTTATAAGGGGCAAATTATCTGGGCGATCAGTGGCTTGGAAACAGCGGTTTACCAAGCACTTATTTGTGGAGCGATATATTTTTGTTTCAGAGGGATGGGGTACCAGTTATTTCCTGATTTTCGTGGCAAATCAGAAAAGAAGTACTTTATTTTTGCAGGATTATTTCTTGCACTTGCGGGGATGACTCGACCTGAGGCTCCAGCCTTAATGGTCTTATTTTTTATTTTGTTATGCTGGGATAGACCTCAAAAAGAAGTAAACTATTATTGGCAAGGAGTATTTCTTTTTTGTTGCACTCTAGTTCTATTTTATGGGCCTTATTTTTTATGGCGACTTACTTATTTCGGATTTCTCTTTCCTAATTCAGTGTATTGTAAAGGATTGTCGAATATTTTTACTGTAACTTTAGATAGGAACTACATAAAACTGATATGGCCATTTGCGCTGCTTGCCCTTCCAGCTTGTATTAAGTCTGAGGGGAAACGACATTATTTTTTATGGTTACCAAGTATTTTTTATTTAATAGTATTGGTAAATTCAGACCCTGTAGTTGCTTTTGATAATCGTCTTTTCTTGCCTGCATTTGTACTACTCCTTCCTTTAGCGTTACAAGGAATTAGCATTTTAATCAATTCTTTTTGGCAACAAAGAGACTTTGTTTTTAATACGTTTTTTTATTTGGTTTATTTTTCAATAGTGCTTTTTTTTATACCGAAAATGAGCCTGGCAGATTATCGATATTTTTCTCAAAATCCCATTCGCGGCGAGCAGTTACGCATTCAGGTAGTAGATTGGTTAAATAATCATACTCCTATGGGGGCTTCGGTTGTTCTAGCCGATTGTGGCTTAATCCCTTATTTGAGTCATTTAAATTTTATTGATTCATATTGCTTAAATAACTTATCAATGGCACATTACCCTGAAAAACTTAGGCATGAGTTATTTTGCAACAATATTTTGCATAAAAAACCAGCAGTTATTATTTTGACCTCATTAATTGAGCAAGGGAAAGTAATATATACACCTAGTGATGTATGCTTAAAAAAATTGTTAAATGAGCAAAATAATTATACATTAAGCAAAGTTTATATGGCCAATAACCCTGACTCAATTTATCGTTATGAAATATATACAAACTCTTCTGATATTTTGCCGATTAGGAAATAA
- a CDS encoding tRNA-binding protein, giving the protein MIVSYDDFAKIELRSGTVVRVEEFPRAKKSAYKIWVDFGEHIGILQTSAQVTIHYTPESLLGRSVVGCVNLGEKNVAGFISQFLLVGFSDENGAICLITTDPKVPNGQKLH; this is encoded by the coding sequence ATGATAGTCTCTTATGATGATTTTGCAAAAATAGAATTGCGTTCGGGTACGGTTGTTAGGGTTGAAGAGTTTCCACGCGCAAAAAAATCAGCATATAAAATATGGGTTGATTTTGGTGAGCATATTGGGATATTACAAACTTCCGCACAGGTTACGATACATTACACTCCAGAATCTTTATTAGGACGTTCTGTAGTAGGATGTGTTAATTTAGGCGAAAAAAACGTTGCAGGTTTTATTTCACAATTCTTATTAGTTGGATTTTCAGATGAGAATGGAGCTATATGCTTGATTACCACTGATCCAAAAGTACCTAATGGGCAAAAATTACATTAG
- a CDS encoding membrane protein — MKGTHSSKIARHSRLKNLNSRWPTWLALIIIALLYEALPKIFYWGPRGLLLGLVSILLIPLIITLWNNNNRINHYLILAVNILITLYTVISVSRLILATIHGQIGPNHLLLSSVILWTTNILVFALWYWSLDAGGPVQRELKESAGSTAFLFPQIQLSLTQTIGISKSLKNWTPNFVDYLFLAFNTTTAFSPTDTPVLTRWAKCMTMLQALISLTIILMLAARAVNILNSGSSYFVS, encoded by the coding sequence ATGAAGGGAACTCATAGCAGTAAGATTGCAAGACACAGTCGTTTAAAAAACCTCAATAGCCGCTGGCCAACTTGGCTTGCTCTTATCATTATTGCATTACTTTATGAAGCGTTACCCAAAATATTTTATTGGGGCCCCAGAGGCTTACTACTTGGCTTGGTAAGCATACTTCTGATTCCACTAATCATTACCCTATGGAATAATAACAATCGTATTAATCACTACCTTATCTTGGCGGTTAATATTCTCATTACGCTCTATACAGTCATTTCAGTAAGCCGCTTGATTCTTGCTACAATTCACGGACAAATTGGTCCGAACCACTTACTACTTTCTTCAGTTATCTTATGGACAACTAATATTCTTGTTTTTGCATTATGGTATTGGAGTTTAGATGCAGGAGGCCCAGTACAGCGAGAATTAAAAGAAAGTGCAGGCTCAACTGCATTTTTATTTCCTCAAATACAACTTTCATTAACACAAACGATTGGAATATCCAAATCCCTAAAAAACTGGACGCCCAATTTTGTAGATTATTTGTTCTTAGCTTTTAACACCACAACAGCCTTTTCCCCAACAGATACGCCTGTATTAACCCGCTGGGCTAAGTGTATGACCATGCTCCAAGCTCTTATCTCATTAACCATTATATTAATGCTTGCTGCGCGCGCGGTTAATATTCTGAACTCTGGTTCAAGTTATTTCGTCTCATAG
- a CDS encoding amino acid permease codes for MKNSTVETEKTVKDSGYSRRLKDRHVQLIALGGIIGSGYFLGTGEVINLVGPSVFLAYILGGLIIFLTMLCMGELAVAIPISGSFVTYTADFISPSVACGVGWSYWISWVAYIPAECVAGGIIMEMFTGVNGYIWAICFGLLITYINLAKVDTFGEIEFWLALIKILALFGFVILAILIFFGLIHGPESNGIIGTRYIIGDGGFLPNGTMPLLTAMVLLLVNYQGSEIIGLAAGESENPARMIPHAIRNVTLRILFIYIIPVFCLVLIFPWQKAGLSNSVFADALNFYNLKWAGAVTSFVTLSATLSCANSGFYGTVRALNALARDGMAPHTFAKFNENSVPQNAIIATLITIWILLGVGYFFGQTKLYIALLLVSGFTGTLAWISLCTSQIRFRSRLYQAGYTTENLRYVTPYSPYTGILAIVLMFIALFFLVLNKDPTYKLAFYIGTVSFVIPIIIYKIFDLSKKRKKALHLKTRVKFQDLFPPV; via the coding sequence GTGAAAAATAGTACAGTAGAAACAGAAAAAACCGTTAAAGACAGTGGCTATAGTCGCCGATTAAAAGATCGCCATGTGCAGCTTATTGCATTAGGTGGGATTATTGGCTCAGGCTATTTTTTAGGTACAGGTGAGGTTATAAACTTGGTTGGTCCATCTGTATTTTTAGCTTATATATTAGGCGGTTTAATCATTTTCCTAACTATGCTGTGTATGGGTGAACTTGCTGTAGCTATTCCTATATCAGGTTCGTTCGTTACTTATACCGCTGATTTTATATCTCCATCAGTTGCTTGTGGTGTAGGATGGTCATATTGGATTAGTTGGGTAGCCTATATCCCTGCTGAATGTGTGGCGGGGGGAATAATTATGGAAATGTTTACCGGAGTGAATGGCTATATATGGGCTATTTGTTTTGGTTTACTGATTACCTACATTAACCTTGCAAAAGTAGATACTTTCGGTGAAATTGAGTTTTGGCTAGCTTTAATTAAAATTTTAGCTTTATTTGGCTTTGTTATTTTAGCAATTTTAATTTTCTTTGGCTTAATCCATGGCCCAGAGTCCAATGGCATAATTGGAACTAGGTATATTATAGGTGATGGAGGTTTCCTCCCTAATGGAACCATGCCATTGTTAACGGCGATGGTTCTCTTGCTTGTCAATTATCAAGGATCTGAAATTATTGGTCTTGCTGCTGGAGAATCAGAAAACCCGGCGAGAATGATTCCGCATGCGATCAGAAATGTTACTTTAAGAATTCTTTTTATCTACATTATCCCAGTATTTTGCTTGGTATTAATCTTTCCTTGGCAAAAGGCGGGGTTATCAAATTCAGTATTTGCTGATGCGCTCAACTTCTACAATCTAAAATGGGCCGGTGCAGTAACCAGCTTTGTGACCCTTAGTGCAACATTATCTTGCGCTAATTCTGGATTTTACGGCACAGTACGGGCTTTGAACGCCTTAGCTCGTGATGGAATGGCACCCCATACCTTTGCAAAATTTAATGAAAACTCCGTACCTCAAAATGCCATTATTGCCACATTAATAACCATTTGGATCCTTTTAGGTGTAGGTTATTTTTTTGGACAAACAAAACTTTATATTGCCCTACTCCTGGTGTCTGGTTTTACTGGCACCCTTGCCTGGATTTCTTTATGTACATCCCAAATTCGCTTTAGAAGCAGGTTATATCAAGCAGGATATACTACAGAAAATCTGCGCTATGTAACTCCTTATTCACCTTATACAGGTATTCTTGCAATCGTACTTATGTTTATCGCTTTGTTTTTCCTAGTACTTAACAAGGATCCCACATATAAACTCGCTTTTTATATTGGTACAGTTAGTTTTGTGATCCCCATAATAATCTATAAAATCTTTGACCTGTCGAAGAAAAGGAAAAAAGCATTACATTTAAAAACTAGAGTTAAATTCCAAGATCTATTTCCTCCAGTTTGA
- a CDS encoding TM0106 family RecB-like putative nuclease, whose product MYLESKQIVFSPSDLTQFMESPFASWMEHLTIIHPDLIPSPDESDELLDVLHDMGNQHESEVLAEFETKGLTIANLRKRSDSYQATIDAMKNGADVIYQAHLELLPFKGYADFLIKVPGKSIFGDYCYEIWDTKLAKSVKAYFLVQLCCYAEMLGVMQQKRAEHITIILGNKEQKRFRLNDYFYFYQNLKQKFLSEHLHFEPNKCPDPASSRSWGRWSTYAESLLLKADHLIQVATITSVQIKKLNKAGINTMTALAEANSNNVKGMKPELFERLKAQAKVQKESIGRKIPAYQLIDNDDGKKQGLALLPTLSKNDIFFDIEGFPLEDGGLEYLWGVAYFDDNNQRQYMDFWAHDRDQEKESFRAFIEWTYQRWQQDPSMHIYHYASYEITACRKLMSRYGVCEYEVDQLLRNEGFVDLYKIVKGALLIGEPRYSIKNVEHLYRAKRDTEVGSGGDSVVVYERWRENPDGDTWQTSKVLNDIRSYNIDDCNSTQELVVWLRDKQKSSGICFLGKTELVEPEIKEEINEGIKLRNNLLARVSQLKDEGKEQLSKINTVMAWSIEFHRRESKPVFWRLFDRLGLSKEELLDDIDCLAFCHRTEKLPYKPTPKARNLVYEYSFDPTQEFKGNAKDYYLLGNETPDGKNIKAAYHAEGSDLDHGIIALQIKDEPDSPITLIPNEYIKPDPIPQAITKQAEAFAKGELAQTAIVDFLGKSIPRINGHNSGQPIAPSHDPKQRLNEIIQAVMNLNNSYLTIQGPPGAGKTYTGKHLIAELIKRGKKVGISSNSHKAINNLLISTAQYCHKEGITGYFACASNTDPAIDDLKISVLENKDIAGFLQAGCVVGTTAWGFSRDDLENAFDYLFIDEAGQVSVANLIAMSQSTSNIILMGDQMQLGQPSQGSHPEDSGLSILDYLLHSTPTIPDSMGVFLGTTYRMHSAVNHFISEAIYEGKLETAPENDEQLITVPAGYHGVLNKEAGIITVPVMHEGNTQASDEEIEQIVVLAHELLGRTFNAKNGQQRMIDWKDILFVAPYNYQVNKLKAALGDQARVGSVDKFQGQEAPVVFLSMCASSANESPRGLNFLFDKNRINVAVSRAQCMAIVVYSPALLDSVPNNVDQITMMNLFCQLVKE is encoded by the coding sequence ATGTATCTTGAATCCAAGCAAATTGTATTCTCACCATCAGATCTCACACAGTTTATGGAGAGTCCTTTTGCTTCATGGATGGAACATCTCACAATCATACATCCGGATTTAATACCCTCCCCTGATGAAAGTGATGAGTTGCTGGATGTTTTGCATGACATGGGAAATCAACATGAGTCAGAAGTATTAGCTGAGTTTGAAACTAAAGGGTTAACAATTGCTAATTTGCGTAAGCGGTCTGATTCATACCAAGCCACTATTGATGCTATGAAAAATGGGGCAGATGTCATTTATCAGGCACATTTAGAATTGTTACCCTTTAAAGGGTATGCGGATTTTTTAATTAAGGTCCCAGGTAAAAGTATTTTTGGAGATTATTGCTATGAGATTTGGGATACCAAATTAGCAAAGTCAGTTAAAGCTTATTTTCTGGTGCAATTATGTTGTTATGCTGAAATGCTTGGAGTAATGCAGCAAAAGAGGGCTGAGCATATCACTATTATTCTAGGTAACAAGGAACAAAAACGATTTAGACTTAATGATTATTTTTATTTCTACCAGAATCTTAAACAAAAATTTTTATCTGAGCATCTACATTTTGAGCCAAATAAATGTCCAGATCCAGCCTCATCAAGAAGCTGGGGAAGATGGAGCACATATGCCGAAAGTCTGTTATTAAAAGCTGATCACCTGATACAGGTCGCTACCATTACTTCAGTACAAATCAAGAAATTGAATAAAGCTGGCATCAATACCATGACTGCTTTAGCCGAAGCAAATAGTAACAATGTAAAAGGCATGAAACCTGAATTATTTGAGCGACTAAAAGCTCAAGCCAAAGTCCAAAAAGAGAGTATTGGAAGAAAAATACCAGCTTACCAGTTAATCGATAATGATGATGGAAAAAAGCAGGGATTGGCTTTGCTACCCACACTATCCAAAAATGATATCTTTTTTGATATTGAAGGATTCCCTCTGGAAGACGGAGGTTTGGAGTATCTTTGGGGTGTGGCTTATTTTGACGATAATAACCAGCGTCAATATATGGATTTTTGGGCGCATGACAGAGATCAGGAAAAAGAGAGTTTCAGGGCATTTATTGAATGGACTTATCAACGATGGCAACAGGATCCATCTATGCACATATACCATTATGCCAGCTATGAAATTACAGCTTGTCGTAAACTAATGAGTAGGTATGGTGTATGTGAATACGAAGTTGACCAGTTGCTACGCAATGAAGGATTTGTGGATTTATATAAAATCGTAAAAGGTGCTTTGTTAATAGGCGAACCACGTTATTCGATTAAAAATGTTGAGCATTTATACCGTGCCAAACGAGATACAGAGGTAGGTTCTGGAGGGGATTCAGTCGTTGTCTACGAACGGTGGCGAGAAAATCCTGACGGTGATACCTGGCAGACCTCCAAGGTATTAAATGATATCCGTTCTTACAACATTGATGATTGTAATTCTACTCAAGAGTTAGTGGTCTGGTTACGAGACAAGCAGAAATCCAGCGGCATTTGCTTCCTTGGTAAAACAGAATTAGTTGAGCCTGAAATTAAAGAAGAAATTAATGAGGGTATTAAGCTTCGCAATAACTTGCTGGCACGAGTCTCGCAATTAAAAGATGAGGGTAAGGAACAATTATCTAAAATTAATACTGTGATGGCATGGTCAATCGAGTTTCATAGACGTGAATCAAAACCCGTGTTTTGGCGTCTGTTTGATCGATTAGGGTTAAGTAAAGAAGAATTATTAGATGATATTGATTGCCTGGCCTTTTGTCATAGAACTGAAAAACTACCTTATAAGCCAACCCCCAAAGCTCGTAATTTAGTTTATGAATATTCATTTGATCCAACTCAGGAATTCAAGGGTAATGCAAAAGATTACTATTTGTTAGGGAATGAGACTCCCGATGGTAAAAACATTAAAGCGGCTTATCATGCAGAAGGTAGCGATTTGGATCATGGGATTATTGCACTGCAGATAAAAGATGAGCCAGATAGCCCGATTACTTTGATTCCGAATGAATATATTAAGCCTGACCCAATACCTCAAGCAATTACAAAGCAGGCGGAAGCGTTTGCAAAAGGGGAGCTTGCGCAAACAGCTATAGTTGATTTTCTGGGTAAATCTATCCCCAGAATCAATGGACATAATTCAGGTCAGCCAATCGCTCCTAGCCATGATCCTAAACAACGATTGAATGAAATCATTCAGGCAGTTATGAATCTGAATAACAGTTATCTGACGATACAAGGACCACCAGGAGCTGGTAAGACATACACAGGTAAACATTTAATTGCTGAATTGATTAAACGAGGTAAGAAAGTAGGCATATCTTCTAATAGCCATAAAGCGATTAATAATTTATTGATTAGCACTGCTCAATACTGCCATAAAGAGGGAATTACGGGATATTTTGCTTGTGCAAGTAATACTGACCCAGCTATTGATGATTTGAAGATTAGTGTGCTGGAAAATAAAGATATTGCTGGCTTTTTGCAGGCTGGCTGTGTTGTAGGAACTACCGCTTGGGGTTTTTCCAGAGATGATCTTGAAAATGCCTTTGATTATCTGTTTATTGATGAAGCCGGACAAGTTAGTGTTGCCAATTTAATTGCTATGAGTCAATCAACCTCCAATATCATCTTAATGGGGGATCAGATGCAATTAGGTCAGCCTTCACAAGGAAGCCATCCAGAGGACAGTGGCTTATCGATTTTGGATTATCTGTTACATTCGACCCCAACTATACCTGATTCCATGGGTGTATTTTTGGGAACAACATACCGTATGCATTCGGCTGTAAACCACTTCATTAGCGAAGCTATATATGAGGGTAAATTGGAAACCGCCCCAGAGAATGACGAGCAATTGATAACTGTACCTGCAGGGTATCATGGTGTATTAAACAAGGAAGCTGGAATAATCACTGTACCCGTGATGCATGAAGGCAATACGCAAGCTAGTGACGAAGAAATTGAACAAATTGTTGTTTTGGCTCATGAATTGTTGGGAAGGACTTTTAATGCTAAAAACGGTCAACAAAGAATGATTGATTGGAAAGATATATTGTTTGTTGCTCCATATAATTATCAGGTCAATAAACTCAAAGCGGCTCTTGGCGATCAGGCTAGGGTAGGGAGTGTAGATAAATTCCAAGGGCAAGAAGCGCCTGTTGTGTTTCTAAGCATGTGCGCAAGCAGTGCTAACGAGTCTCCTCGCGGGTTAAATTTTCTTTTTGATAAAAATCGCATTAATGTTGCGGTATCAAGAGCACAATGTATGGCAATTGTGGTTTATTCTCCAGCGTTGCTGGATTCCGTACCAAATAACGTCGATCAAATCACTATGATGAATTTGTTTTGCCAATTAGTGAAAGAGTAA
- a CDS encoding 2OG-Fe(II) oxygenase, with amino-acid sequence MKLVLNNDVLAVIDDFLELSAFEKIWNFIQTEKFKFVHSSKWVNAFSLEDGSPLWGSVTISHPRPEACTTEQIYPTNTTIDLFINELIARSPEYSHLIGFKDRDWDFFYARPYLYPRGSGLSWHTDGKYKISGAYVYYCHPIWDINWGAELLINPTPQLDFDYPEVTLINNKKKKVGYHLNSSELNKYADDGIGYYIVPKPNRLVIFKNNILHCIKKVENAAGNHVRASITGFFMSNDKIHETKEAEKEHSI; translated from the coding sequence ATGAAATTAGTTTTAAACAATGATGTTCTTGCTGTAATTGATGACTTCTTAGAGCTATCAGCTTTTGAAAAAATTTGGAATTTTATTCAAACTGAAAAATTCAAGTTTGTTCACTCTTCTAAATGGGTAAATGCTTTTAGTCTTGAGGATGGATCTCCTTTATGGGGCAGCGTTACTATTTCTCATCCTAGGCCTGAAGCCTGCACAACAGAGCAAATTTACCCTACAAACACAACCATTGATTTATTTATAAATGAATTAATTGCAAGATCCCCTGAGTATTCTCATTTAATTGGTTTCAAAGACAGAGATTGGGATTTTTTCTATGCTAGACCTTATCTATATCCTAGAGGCTCAGGTCTTTCTTGGCATACTGATGGTAAGTACAAAATTTCAGGTGCCTATGTATATTACTGCCATCCCATTTGGGACATAAATTGGGGAGCTGAATTATTGATTAATCCTACACCTCAACTTGACTTCGATTATCCTGAAGTGACGTTAATCAATAATAAGAAGAAAAAGGTAGGATACCATCTTAATAGCTCTGAATTGAATAAGTATGCTGATGACGGAATTGGATATTATATTGTTCCCAAACCCAATAGATTGGTTATTTTTAAAAATAATATTCTGCACTGTATAAAAAAAGTAGAAAATGCGGCAGGAAATCATGTAAGGGCATCGATAACAGGTTTTTTTATGAGTAATGACAAAATACATGAAACGAAAGAGGCAGAAAAAGAACATTCAATCTGA
- a CDS encoding EamA family transporter, producing MGSGVFIILSAILHAAWNTFAKRNSTPYYEVLGIMSFATLFSLLFIPFFSGPLFETPDSFLWALTSGLFEGGYIITLAISLSQSSLGKAYIIMRGSAMVIVWFISACFLGENINLSNTIGVSSVLFGLILTSQTFNPDQSRQLLFPVLCGICIAGYHLCYGRSLAYGANPAALFSAALWIALPCVFLLMKKKQRKIFKEQLKSNWKITSIGGMISALSFLLFLIGLRHAEAGLALTLRNTSVVFAQIFAYFIGEKISQYQWIGAFLVALGASLIYPY from the coding sequence ATGGGTTCTGGTGTATTTATAATTTTATCCGCAATCCTCCATGCAGCATGGAATACATTTGCCAAACGCAATTCAACACCCTATTACGAAGTATTGGGAATTATGAGTTTTGCAACACTATTTTCGCTTCTATTTATTCCTTTTTTCTCTGGTCCATTGTTTGAAACACCTGATTCCTTTTTATGGGCACTAACCTCTGGTTTATTTGAAGGAGGTTACATAATCACATTAGCTATCAGTCTTAGTCAGTCTTCACTTGGGAAAGCCTATATTATTATGCGAGGAAGCGCCATGGTAATTGTCTGGTTTATTTCGGCATGCTTCCTTGGTGAAAATATAAATTTATCTAATACCATTGGTGTATCCTCTGTTCTTTTTGGATTGATACTTACAAGCCAAACTTTTAACCCCGATCAATCAAGGCAATTATTATTTCCGGTTCTATGTGGCATCTGCATTGCTGGTTATCATTTATGCTATGGTCGGTCTTTAGCCTATGGTGCAAACCCAGCTGCACTCTTTTCTGCAGCTTTATGGATTGCTTTACCCTGTGTTTTTCTTTTAATGAAGAAAAAACAAAGGAAAATATTCAAAGAACAACTTAAATCCAACTGGAAAATAACTTCTATAGGCGGAATGATAAGTGCATTATCTTTTTTACTATTTTTAATTGGATTACGTCATGCTGAAGCTGGGCTAGCCCTTACTCTTCGTAATACCTCAGTGGTATTTGCCCAAATATTTGCTTATTTTATTGGTGAAAAGATTTCCCAATATCAGTGGATTGGAGCATTCCTGGTAGCTTTGGGTGCTAGCTTAATATATCCATACTAA
- a CDS encoding antirestriction protein ArdA: MDTPSIYVACLASYNNAILHGVWIDATQSEDDIMEEIWEMLDNSPEPNAEEYAIHDYEGFGSIKIHEYEGISNIVEYASFIQEHGELGLALLCDYSVDDAQTMLEEHYQGSYDSEIDFARQLFDDCYAHQMPDSLICYFDFDAFARDLFISDYCSVKFGRQAYIFSSY, translated from the coding sequence ATGGACACCCCTTCAATCTACGTCGCCTGTTTAGCCTCTTACAACAACGCCATTCTACATGGTGTATGGATAGATGCCACACAAAGCGAAGACGACATCATGGAAGAAATCTGGGAAATGTTGGATAACAGCCCTGAACCCAATGCTGAAGAATACGCCATACATGATTATGAAGGATTCGGCAGCATCAAAATCCATGAGTACGAAGGAATAAGCAATATTGTGGAGTATGCCTCATTTATTCAAGAACACGGAGAGCTAGGCTTAGCCCTTCTATGTGATTATTCAGTAGATGATGCACAAACTATGTTGGAGGAACATTACCAGGGTAGTTATGATTCAGAGATTGATTTTGCCAGGCAGTTATTTGATGACTGTTATGCCCATCAAATGCCGGATAGTTTGATCTGCTACTTTGATTTTGATGCTTTTGCACGGGATCTTTTTATTAGTGATTATTGTTCGGTAAAGTTTGGTAGACAGGCATATATTTTTTCAAGCTATTAA